One stretch of Halobacillus litoralis DNA includes these proteins:
- a CDS encoding PAS domain-containing protein: MSEELMFARLEEIQQNEFIKAAIDHVGAGVVITDPEQEDNPMIYCNQGFLDLTGYERGEILGRNCRFLQGDETNPKHVERLREGLSKQTPVQVEIKNYRKDGTMFWNELHIFPVYIEQMDQVYFVGVQKDVTKRREQEELIAHYLSEVKRLSTPIVPVQDNISVLPLVGTIDDDRLQQMLEAVSHHVKETKEDYLILDMSAVHSYNEAVHMGIYQMNQLLDLMGTKLVITGIKPTFAIQSAPYADFSELSLQTYATVKQALKVLREQL; this comes from the coding sequence GTGTCGGAAGAGCTCATGTTTGCTAGATTAGAAGAGATTCAACAGAATGAATTTATAAAAGCGGCGATCGATCATGTTGGTGCTGGAGTCGTTATAACGGATCCAGAGCAGGAGGATAACCCGATGATTTATTGCAATCAGGGGTTTTTGGATCTGACTGGTTATGAACGTGGGGAAATTCTAGGGCGTAACTGTCGCTTCCTGCAGGGGGATGAAACGAACCCGAAGCATGTAGAACGCCTACGTGAAGGTCTTTCTAAACAAACGCCTGTGCAAGTAGAAATAAAAAATTATCGTAAGGACGGTACGATGTTCTGGAATGAATTACATATTTTTCCGGTGTACATCGAGCAGATGGATCAGGTGTATTTCGTTGGTGTGCAAAAAGATGTGACAAAGCGTCGGGAACAGGAAGAACTGATTGCGCATTATTTGTCAGAGGTTAAAAGGTTATCGACGCCGATTGTGCCCGTACAGGATAACATCTCAGTACTCCCGCTTGTCGGGACTATTGATGATGACAGGCTTCAGCAGATGCTGGAAGCGGTCAGTCACCACGTAAAAGAAACGAAAGAGGATTACTTGATCTTGGACATGTCTGCTGTGCATTCTTATAACGAAGCGGTTCATATGGGCATCTATCAGATGAATCAGTTGTTAGACCTGATGGGAACGAAACTCGTCATCACAGGTATCAAACCAACATTTGCCATTCAAAGTGCCCCTTACGCAGACTTTAGTGAGCTATCGCTTCAGACATATGCCACAGTGAAACAAGCCTTGAAAGTATTAAGAGAACAACTATAA
- a CDS encoding nucleotidyltransferase family protein, whose translation MNQREKHLVAVIDEWSPYVRPLFELAQSSDNECWIGAGVITQSVWNYQFGYPADYGIGDADLIYFDSTGTLEEEKNLEKRWNDNCRNVPFSIDVTNEALVHLWYEEKFNQSIKPYTSVKDAIDTWPTTASSVGVKRKKNDGEYEVYAPFGLEDLFQGIIRPNKRLIPEEVYWNKAEKWKRRWPELKILPW comes from the coding sequence ATGAATCAAAGAGAAAAGCATTTGGTCGCGGTCATCGATGAGTGGAGCCCCTACGTCCGCCCGTTGTTCGAATTGGCTCAGTCGTCTGACAACGAGTGTTGGATCGGTGCTGGTGTAATCACTCAAAGCGTGTGGAACTACCAATTTGGTTATCCCGCTGACTATGGTATAGGGGATGCAGATTTGATTTATTTTGATTCTACGGGCACGCTTGAAGAAGAAAAGAATCTCGAAAAACGATGGAATGATAACTGTAGGAACGTGCCTTTTTCTATTGATGTAACGAACGAAGCCCTTGTCCATCTTTGGTATGAAGAGAAGTTCAATCAGTCGATCAAACCGTACACATCTGTCAAAGATGCCATCGATACCTGGCCGACGACGGCTTCCTCTGTCGGGGTCAAGCGAAAGAAGAATGATGGGGAATATGAAGTTTACGCTCCTTTCGGTTTAGAGGATCTTTTTCAAGGAATTATCCGACCGAATAAGCGTTTGATACCGGAAGAAGTTTACTGGAATAAGGCTGAAAAATGGAAAAGACGCTGGCCGGAGCTTAAGATTCTACCATGGTAA
- a CDS encoding MFS transporter: MNKANTRRLMSGYFLYESGRAMYFVLITWFLYQWTEDAFYTGLFVSFGFIPGLFSNIIFGVLVDRSNRKKLALLAGVISIICLVLLIGTFWFEVEHPWLMIAAHMFMQTAGSLFRPSLQALVAEVFPRDSLPRIFSWSGSSTVAGSLTGAAVGGVLAGLAAIETSLTVVVLLYVGAAATIQMIRYTPVERNHSNDSLTFWDEMKEGFVYVHQNQMLYGLFVMLMLGQLTFHTTLGFLSVYTSSHLKQSALVYGMLDSTFSIGGILAGLIGTWWWAKCQNRIGTWSLLLTAAGLAIVSFTNLVPVAFLGFLLIGLGTSFVRALLQSVQQMATDSRFHGRMSSLRMLCNQTSVVVTGPIFGVLASSHGAPAVFLCLLIPVTGGVLWAHIQSKRPAFKQITKPA; encoded by the coding sequence ATGAACAAAGCGAATACAAGAAGATTGATGAGTGGGTATTTTTTATATGAGAGTGGTCGTGCGATGTACTTCGTCCTCATCACGTGGTTTTTATATCAATGGACGGAAGATGCTTTTTACACAGGGTTGTTCGTGAGCTTTGGATTTATTCCCGGGCTTTTTTCAAACATCATTTTCGGGGTTCTGGTCGATCGAAGCAACCGAAAAAAGCTCGCTCTCCTCGCGGGTGTCATAAGCATCATCTGTTTAGTCTTATTAATAGGGACATTTTGGTTTGAGGTTGAACATCCATGGCTTATGATTGCCGCCCATATGTTCATGCAAACAGCAGGATCCTTATTCCGCCCTTCCTTACAAGCTCTTGTGGCTGAAGTATTTCCGAGAGATTCTCTTCCTCGGATCTTTTCATGGTCCGGTTCCTCTACCGTTGCTGGAAGTTTAACGGGAGCGGCTGTGGGCGGAGTGTTGGCCGGACTTGCAGCTATTGAAACCTCGTTAACTGTCGTTGTCCTTTTATATGTGGGGGCTGCAGCCACCATTCAGATGATCCGTTACACGCCGGTCGAAAGAAATCACTCCAATGACTCTCTCACCTTTTGGGATGAGATGAAAGAAGGATTCGTTTATGTACATCAGAACCAGATGCTTTATGGATTGTTCGTCATGCTTATGCTTGGACAGCTTACCTTCCACACGACTTTGGGATTTTTAAGCGTTTATACAAGTTCACATCTAAAGCAGAGTGCGCTCGTCTACGGAATGCTGGACAGCACGTTTTCCATCGGAGGTATCCTTGCTGGACTTATCGGAACATGGTGGTGGGCAAAGTGTCAGAACCGCATCGGCACCTGGTCGCTCCTCTTAACGGCTGCAGGGCTTGCGATCGTTAGTTTCACCAATCTCGTTCCTGTGGCTTTCCTCGGCTTTCTTTTGATCGGTCTTGGTACATCGTTTGTGCGTGCTTTATTGCAGTCTGTGCAGCAAATGGCGACGGATTCCCGTTTTCATGGACGCATGTCCAGCCTGCGCATGCTTTGCAATCAGACATCAGTCGTTGTGACCGGTCCCATTTTCGGTGTTCTTGCTTCTTCCCATGGAGCGCCTGCCGTTTTCCTCTGCCTGCTCATTCCGGTTACAGGTGGTGTCCTCTGGGCGCATATCCAATCCAAACGACCGGCATTTAAACAGATCACAAAACCGGCTTAA
- a CDS encoding LysR family transcriptional regulator has product MDLEALKTYITAIDEKSFTKASTLLNLSQPTVSAHIKNLERFFQTSLIDRSPKHFEVTATGEMVYRRARQVLGLLDKAKNEVKQFHDQVGGQIHIGASYTVGEYIIPSIIKAFDDMYPAVELQVRIANSKRVNREVQQHELDLGLVEGKVTEQGLSSIPFMEDEMVVIVPETHPLRKCKEVTFQDLQDHTWITREGGSGTRAMLDYMLESSNIRPKKTITIGSNHGVVQGVKEGLGLSFISKTVVEHTDAAELIMNLPYIHSTTRSFSIVTPSNEEEITEDAQVFIQHVMELYELS; this is encoded by the coding sequence TTGGATTTAGAAGCATTGAAAACCTACATTACCGCCATTGATGAAAAAAGTTTCACGAAAGCATCTACGCTTTTGAATTTGTCGCAGCCAACAGTTAGTGCGCATATCAAGAATCTGGAGCGTTTTTTTCAAACGTCGTTAATTGATCGTTCACCGAAACATTTCGAAGTGACAGCTACAGGGGAGATGGTTTATCGAAGGGCGAGACAGGTCCTTGGGCTGCTGGATAAAGCCAAAAATGAAGTGAAGCAATTCCACGATCAGGTAGGTGGGCAAATCCATATTGGTGCGAGTTACACGGTGGGAGAGTATATCATTCCATCGATTATAAAAGCCTTTGATGACATGTACCCAGCGGTTGAATTGCAGGTGCGAATTGCCAATTCTAAACGAGTTAACCGGGAAGTGCAGCAGCATGAGCTTGATTTAGGACTTGTGGAGGGCAAAGTGACGGAGCAGGGATTGAGTTCCATTCCATTCATGGAAGATGAAATGGTCGTGATCGTTCCTGAAACTCATCCTTTGAGAAAGTGTAAAGAGGTGACATTTCAAGATTTACAGGACCATACGTGGATTACACGTGAAGGAGGGTCGGGGACGAGAGCTATGCTGGATTATATGTTGGAGTCATCGAACATCCGACCGAAAAAGACAATAACGATTGGAAGCAATCATGGAGTTGTCCAAGGAGTGAAGGAAGGTCTGGGGCTTTCTTTTATTTCAAAAACGGTTGTGGAACATACCGACGCTGCGGAGTTAATCATGAATCTTCCTTATATCCACTCGACAACACGATCCTTTTCCATTGTCACTCCATCCAATGAAGAGGAAATTACGGAAGATGCTCAAGTCTTCATACAGCACGTCATGGAATTGTATGAATTGTCATAA
- a CDS encoding DMT family transporter, whose amino-acid sequence MKLYGALLSLSLIWGLSFVFIETLIGTAGVWGTVFFRCLAGVVVLLPFVFYKWKKHQLPQSIPWGVLVIVGVFNAGLPWGLIALSQTVVTSNTAAVLNATTPIMTGLIGFLVFSVLLNKWQWAGIVIGFIGILILTGFEFGSVRSNDFIGIGTMLLATSCYGFVSHFTRKHLRGFDVILLTSIALLVGTMVGLMGILLTQPTLFTSIGTDLNVTFAISVIGLGCVGSGIAHLLFYYMIDRGGAEFASMVTYLVPMTALFWGHLLLGEPVTSQLIIGLAVIFAGVYLSTRKKRVSRSFVGKKAS is encoded by the coding sequence ATGAAACTGTACGGTGCTTTACTCTCCTTAAGTTTAATATGGGGATTATCTTTTGTTTTTATAGAAACGTTGATCGGGACAGCCGGGGTGTGGGGTACTGTCTTTTTCAGGTGTCTTGCTGGAGTTGTGGTTCTTCTTCCGTTTGTTTTTTATAAGTGGAAGAAACATCAGCTTCCCCAATCGATCCCGTGGGGTGTATTGGTGATCGTCGGTGTGTTCAATGCTGGGCTTCCATGGGGGTTGATTGCCTTAAGTCAGACAGTGGTGACCAGTAATACCGCAGCTGTCCTCAATGCCACCACCCCTATTATGACAGGTTTGATTGGTTTTCTAGTTTTCTCAGTTCTTTTAAATAAGTGGCAGTGGGCTGGAATTGTTATAGGCTTTATAGGCATTCTTATATTGACTGGATTTGAGTTCGGAAGTGTACGATCCAATGATTTTATCGGTATAGGAACCATGCTTCTTGCAACCTCATGCTATGGCTTTGTTTCACACTTTACACGAAAGCACCTACGGGGATTTGATGTGATTCTTCTGACCAGTATCGCCCTTCTCGTGGGAACTATGGTTGGTCTTATGGGTATTCTTTTGACACAACCGACTCTATTTACCTCTATAGGGACGGATTTGAATGTTACTTTTGCAATCAGCGTGATCGGTTTAGGTTGTGTTGGTTCTGGAATTGCTCACTTACTTTTCTATTATATGATTGATCGAGGGGGTGCCGAGTTTGCAAGTATGGTTACATACCTTGTCCCGATGACCGCCCTTTTCTGGGGACACCTGCTTCTTGGTGAACCGGTCACAAGTCAGTTGATCATTGGTCTTGCTGTAATTTTTGCAGGTGTTTATTTGTCCACGAGAAAAAAACGTGTAAGTCGTTCATTTGTAGGGAAGAAAGCAAGTTAA
- a CDS encoding AI-2E family transporter, whose amino-acid sequence MNRWDSTPVIRFFGGRKLLFILGVLLLIGLNILVFSSVGFIFDPFLIFVKTVALPLILSIVVYYLLRPIINLLESWRIKRIWGILITLLALVGIITMLVVLIIPFLEKQLISLAEELPRYLQDLINTIDEWLRNSIFSVYYTNLFEDVDGILNQIPDYISSYASETVEGITNIISTVTNVVVALVTLPFILFYLLKDGYRLPSFIIRLFPPKVRPEVSSVFKGIDHQLSAYIQGQIIVSFCIGIMMYIGFLIIGLEYALLLAAIASVTSVVPYLGPVIAITPALIISIVTSPFMVVKLVVVWTIVQLLEGKFISPQIMGKSLHIHPVTIIFVLLTAGHLFGIVGIILAIPGYAILKVIVSHLYYWFQKRYNRFVEEENQYKIQ is encoded by the coding sequence ATGAACCGCTGGGATTCCACACCGGTCATCCGCTTTTTCGGAGGTCGGAAACTTTTATTCATTTTAGGAGTACTCCTGCTGATTGGATTGAACATCCTTGTCTTTTCAAGTGTAGGGTTCATCTTCGATCCTTTTTTAATTTTTGTTAAAACGGTAGCTTTGCCGTTAATACTTTCTATTGTCGTCTATTATTTATTGAGGCCAATCATCAACTTGCTTGAATCATGGAGAATTAAAAGGATCTGGGGAATTTTGATCACTCTCCTGGCACTGGTTGGGATCATCACAATGCTTGTGGTCCTCATCATTCCATTTCTTGAGAAGCAATTGATCAGTCTGGCTGAAGAGCTTCCCCGTTACTTACAAGATTTGATTAATACAATCGATGAATGGTTGAGGAATTCGATTTTTTCTGTTTACTATACGAATCTATTTGAAGACGTGGATGGAATATTGAATCAGATTCCTGATTATATTTCTTCTTATGCCTCTGAGACCGTAGAAGGGATTACGAATATTATTTCAACCGTGACGAACGTAGTCGTAGCGCTTGTAACGTTGCCGTTCATTCTCTTTTATTTGCTGAAAGATGGGTATCGTCTCCCGTCATTTATCATAAGACTGTTCCCGCCGAAGGTCCGTCCAGAAGTATCCAGTGTATTTAAAGGTATTGATCATCAACTGTCGGCTTACATTCAAGGACAGATCATCGTCAGCTTTTGCATCGGCATTATGATGTACATCGGCTTTCTGATTATCGGACTGGAGTATGCTTTGTTACTTGCTGCGATTGCCAGTGTAACAAGTGTGGTTCCATATTTAGGGCCGGTCATAGCGATTACACCTGCGTTGATTATATCGATTGTGACTTCCCCTTTTATGGTTGTGAAACTGGTCGTCGTTTGGACGATTGTACAGTTGCTGGAAGGGAAGTTCATATCTCCGCAAATCATGGGGAAAAGTTTGCACATTCATCCCGTCACCATCATCTTTGTTTTGTTGACGGCTGGTCATTTATTTGGAATTGTCGGGATCATTTTAGCTATTCCTGGCTACGCGATTCTGAAGGTAATTGTATCCCACCTCTATTACTGGTTTCAAAAGCGATATAACCGGTTCGTGGAGGAAGAAAATCAATATAAAATCCAATAA
- a CDS encoding cysteine dioxygenase: MKMSTRVKKAFENLDDHCPETLKKTLIELEITLEELAPYLEDPDGKPYYRQMIYEDDDVEMIVMNWADIECAPHDHGQSTGWIQVMNGTTKQTVYQAHGESLPFPLFTEFKENGSLFFAPEKGIHKMGREGTTPLVTLHLYSPPIRGMRVYDLETCAACVVSSDCGAWWPEEQRQRLKEIKLQK, encoded by the coding sequence ATGAAGATGAGCACACGAGTAAAGAAAGCATTCGAAAATCTTGATGACCATTGCCCCGAAACCCTGAAAAAAACATTGATTGAGCTTGAAATCACTTTAGAAGAATTAGCTCCCTATCTAGAGGACCCTGATGGTAAGCCCTATTACCGCCAAATGATATACGAAGATGATGATGTGGAAATGATTGTCATGAATTGGGCAGATATTGAATGTGCGCCTCACGATCACGGGCAGTCCACAGGCTGGATCCAAGTAATGAATGGAACAACAAAGCAAACGGTTTATCAAGCCCATGGTGAATCTTTGCCTTTTCCTCTCTTCACAGAATTCAAGGAGAATGGAAGCCTCTTTTTCGCTCCTGAAAAAGGGATTCATAAAATGGGCCGAGAAGGTACAACACCACTTGTGACTCTGCACCTCTATTCTCCACCTATCCGTGGCATGCGCGTCTATGACCTTGAAACCTGTGCTGCTTGCGTCGTATCCAGTGACTGCGGAGCATGGTGGCCGGAAGAACAACGGCAGCGTTTGAAAGAAATCAAATTACAAAAATAA
- a CDS encoding LysR family transcriptional regulator, with translation MKIEDYQLLLNLNQFRTIRKTAKSILISQPAITQRLKYIEEHLDGQIFLRTPKGLLPTPFGEVVLTHAEHVLAQEDVLREKLAFVEGKVTGTLSLGASSLYSQHFLPDVLQSFTKAFPDVTIDLVTGVSEEIRQAASSFHIAIVRGEPIDDYESVHLLSDPLFLLDTVPMGKGERPLIEFKSDPGFQKLIENWMARGTGMLVKRSIKVDHFETAKQMMKRGLGMTVLPESIIKEEKDAYSCLPLEAEGRAIVRETWACVKQGGRALPQVEAFLDHIQNEVRE, from the coding sequence ATGAAGATTGAGGATTATCAGCTTCTGCTTAATTTGAATCAATTTAGAACCATCCGAAAAACGGCCAAGTCCATATTAATCTCCCAACCAGCGATCACACAGCGTTTGAAATACATAGAAGAACACCTGGACGGACAGATTTTTCTCCGTACTCCGAAAGGGTTGCTTCCAACGCCTTTTGGAGAAGTTGTCTTGACTCATGCAGAGCATGTACTTGCTCAGGAGGATGTGTTGAGAGAAAAATTGGCATTTGTGGAAGGAAAAGTGACCGGTACGCTATCGCTCGGAGCTTCTTCCTTATACAGCCAGCATTTTCTTCCTGATGTCCTGCAATCGTTCACAAAAGCATTCCCAGATGTAACGATCGATCTGGTCACAGGAGTAAGTGAAGAAATACGCCAAGCCGCCTCCTCCTTTCATATTGCCATTGTTAGAGGGGAACCAATTGATGACTACGAATCCGTCCATCTATTGAGTGATCCTCTTTTCCTCTTAGATACCGTGCCTATGGGAAAAGGAGAGCGGCCACTGATTGAATTCAAGAGTGATCCAGGTTTTCAGAAGCTCATTGAAAATTGGATGGCGCGGGGGACCGGCATGTTGGTCAAACGTTCAATCAAGGTGGATCATTTTGAAACAGCCAAACAAATGATGAAGCGGGGTCTAGGAATGACGGTCCTTCCTGAAAGCATCATTAAAGAGGAAAAAGACGCCTATAGTTGTTTGCCGCTAGAGGCAGAGGGGCGAGCGATAGTCCGGGAAACTTGGGCATGTGTGAAACAGGGAGGTAGAGCATTGCCCCAGGTTGAAGCGTTCCTTGATCACATCCAAAACGAGGTGAGGGAATGA
- a CDS encoding GNAT family N-acetyltransferase produces the protein MVWFIERLQKEDLSHVVRMVRTSILNISPRFYNQDQLSAWAEGIKDQPLLHQRFLHAYSLVAKDTDDSIIGFASLVGPHIDFLYVAADRQGEGIATQLLHLLEEQAAKEGVEVLTTEASAVARPFFQKRGYAIKKEQVKWIRGISIKNVQMFKKVHK, from the coding sequence TTGGTTTGGTTCATTGAACGACTGCAAAAGGAAGATCTTAGCCATGTGGTTAGGATGGTCAGAACATCAATCTTGAATATATCCCCCCGGTTTTACAATCAAGATCAATTGTCAGCTTGGGCGGAAGGGATCAAAGATCAACCTCTTCTTCATCAACGTTTTCTTCATGCCTACTCACTTGTCGCCAAGGACACTGACGACAGCATTATAGGTTTTGCCAGCCTTGTGGGACCTCACATCGATTTTTTGTATGTAGCCGCAGATAGGCAGGGGGAAGGTATAGCCACTCAACTGCTCCATCTTTTAGAGGAACAGGCTGCGAAAGAAGGAGTGGAGGTTCTTACGACCGAAGCGAGTGCCGTCGCGAGACCGTTTTTTCAGAAGCGAGGATATGCCATTAAGAAGGAACAGGTGAAATGGATTCGAGGAATATCGATAAAAAATGTGCAAATGTTTAAAAAGGTGCATAAGTAG
- a CDS encoding DMT family transporter: MSSSSRIGASLYAFLSITFWGVSFVSTKAVLEKLDPFSLLVIRFGIGAIFLLLMVLLFQYPLKIHIKYLPHVLILGVLGVFVHQVIQATALLTIHASDAGWLISFSPVFTVFLSFIFLQEKLTLKKIAGITIAVTGVFMITTLGSGRTFSFSLSLGYILMIVSTLNWAVYSVLLKKLSVPVPSLVLTFYMSTIGFFLTLPFFIRNHGVDQLRSLSTEHLAHLLFLGIFVSAIAYWYWAKALEVMQATQVSVFLYFEPLATLIAAIILLNEKFIASSLFGGLLIIAGVMLVQGRISFRKHVE, translated from the coding sequence ATGAGTTCTTCATCGCGAATCGGAGCTTCGCTCTATGCATTCCTCTCCATAACCTTCTGGGGTGTGTCTTTCGTTTCCACCAAAGCCGTTTTAGAAAAATTGGATCCCTTTTCCCTGCTTGTCATCCGGTTTGGAATTGGGGCGATCTTTTTATTATTGATGGTACTTCTATTCCAATACCCTTTGAAAATACATATCAAGTATCTTCCACATGTACTCATCTTAGGAGTCCTCGGCGTATTTGTTCACCAAGTGATCCAGGCGACCGCTCTGCTGACCATCCACGCATCCGATGCAGGCTGGTTGATTTCATTCTCCCCGGTGTTTACAGTCTTTCTGTCTTTTATTTTCTTGCAGGAGAAGCTTACCCTGAAGAAAATTGCTGGCATTACGATTGCCGTCACAGGTGTTTTCATGATTACAACCCTCGGGAGCGGCCGCACCTTCAGCTTCTCCTTGAGTCTTGGTTATATTCTTATGATTGTAAGCACATTGAACTGGGCTGTCTATTCCGTTCTTTTAAAAAAATTATCCGTCCCTGTACCTTCTCTTGTCCTGACCTTTTATATGAGCACCATCGGGTTCTTTTTGACCCTTCCCTTCTTCATCAGGAACCATGGGGTGGACCAATTACGTTCACTCTCAACGGAGCACTTGGCCCACTTGCTTTTTCTTGGCATTTTTGTGTCGGCCATCGCCTACTGGTACTGGGCAAAAGCATTAGAGGTGATGCAGGCAACGCAGGTCTCTGTCTTTCTCTATTTCGAACCTTTGGCTACACTCATCGCTGCCATCATCCTGCTGAATGAAAAATTCATTGCCTCTTCCCTTTTCGGAGGTCTTTTGATCATCGCAGGTGTGATGCTCGTACAGGGAAGAATTTCATTTAGAAAACATGTGGAATAA
- a CDS encoding thiazole biosynthesis adenylyltransferase ThiF, giving the protein MSGERYSRQQLFHPIGEKGQRRLKESHVLMIGVGALGTSSSEQLVRAGIGKITVIDRDYVEFSNLQRQQLFTEKDAENRMPKAVAAKERLEKVNSEVHIHAVVDDVQAEELEKYSEDIDLIIDGTDNFETRMLINDFTQKHQIPWIYGGCVGSHGMSYTIIPGATPCLSCLMKSIPLGGATCDTVGVISPAVQMVAAHQVTEALKVLVGDVHSVRQGLVTFDLWTNDYTTIKTGRIQREDCPSCGDEPTYPFLFGNQMTKVAVLCGRDTVQIRPAEKGQRDLNELKNRLPDGEIQENPFLLSYKRSKHRMVFFRDGRVLIHGTKDIKEAKTLYHKIVGG; this is encoded by the coding sequence TTGTCAGGAGAACGATACTCAAGACAACAGCTTTTTCACCCAATAGGAGAGAAAGGGCAGCGCCGTCTGAAAGAATCGCACGTGCTCATGATAGGGGTTGGTGCCCTAGGAACAAGCAGTTCGGAGCAGCTGGTAAGAGCAGGAATTGGAAAAATAACGGTCATTGACCGGGATTACGTAGAATTCAGTAACTTGCAGAGACAGCAGCTCTTCACAGAAAAAGATGCGGAAAACCGTATGCCTAAAGCGGTGGCTGCCAAAGAACGGCTGGAAAAAGTAAATAGTGAGGTTCACATTCACGCTGTAGTAGATGATGTTCAAGCAGAAGAGCTTGAAAAATACTCAGAAGACATCGATTTAATTATAGATGGAACAGATAACTTCGAAACACGTATGCTCATCAACGATTTCACCCAAAAACACCAAATTCCCTGGATTTATGGGGGGTGCGTAGGGAGTCATGGGATGAGTTATACCATTATACCTGGCGCGACCCCTTGTCTCTCATGTTTGATGAAAAGCATCCCTCTAGGTGGGGCTACTTGTGATACGGTTGGTGTGATCAGCCCGGCGGTTCAAATGGTCGCTGCCCATCAGGTGACGGAAGCATTGAAAGTTCTAGTAGGAGATGTCCACTCCGTCCGCCAAGGTCTTGTCACTTTCGATCTTTGGACGAACGACTATACGACGATTAAAACCGGACGTATCCAAAGGGAGGACTGTCCATCTTGCGGGGACGAACCGACCTATCCTTTTTTATTCGGTAACCAAATGACAAAGGTTGCAGTTCTATGTGGGAGAGACACCGTTCAGATACGCCCAGCTGAAAAGGGTCAGAGAGATTTGAACGAGTTGAAAAATCGACTGCCGGATGGAGAGATTCAGGAGAATCCTTTTTTATTATCCTATAAAAGGTCGAAGCACCGTATGGTTTTCTTTCGAGATGGTCGCGTGTTGATTCACGGTACAAAAGATATCAAGGAAGCAAAAACGTTGTATCATAAAATTGTTGGTGGTTGA
- a CDS encoding YeiH family protein, translated as MNYTSYQPLLKGIGFTAIVAAVGFLLAMLPLLNQVGPLATAILLAVLYRHFFGYPESMRTGIHFSAKKLLRLAIILFGLKLNINVILQEGFPLLLKGTIVIVFAIGLMLFFAKLFDADRSMMALLGIGTGICGASAIAAVTPILKAKEEDTAISAGVISVVGTLFAIGYTLIRPLLPVDAEAYGMWAGISLHEVANVALAGEPAGDDGLGMALVAKLSRVFLLVPFSLLLIWFMKKKGTEESRSSIAYPWFLVGFVLMSLFGSFVNGTIVTIPAAAMQAVSLLTSFILTMAMVGLGLSVSLHDVRHRALKPMLLLIVTSILLSILTYWII; from the coding sequence ATGAACTACACTTCTTACCAACCTCTCCTAAAAGGAATCGGATTTACAGCCATCGTTGCAGCTGTCGGATTTCTACTCGCCATGCTTCCGCTGTTGAACCAGGTCGGTCCTCTTGCGACAGCCATTCTTTTAGCCGTTTTGTACCGCCATTTTTTCGGTTATCCAGAGAGCATGCGTACGGGAATCCACTTTTCAGCAAAAAAATTATTGCGACTAGCGATTATTTTGTTCGGATTAAAATTAAATATCAACGTCATTCTTCAAGAGGGCTTCCCTCTTTTATTAAAAGGAACGATTGTCATTGTATTTGCAATCGGACTTATGCTCTTTTTTGCCAAGCTATTTGATGCCGACCGATCGATGATGGCACTTCTCGGAATCGGAACAGGTATCTGCGGAGCATCCGCCATTGCTGCCGTCACGCCTATTTTGAAAGCCAAAGAAGAGGACACAGCCATCAGTGCAGGTGTCATCTCCGTAGTCGGTACGTTATTCGCCATTGGATACACTCTCATCCGCCCCCTCCTACCAGTGGATGCAGAAGCTTACGGCATGTGGGCGGGAATCAGTTTGCACGAAGTGGCGAACGTTGCCCTCGCCGGAGAACCTGCTGGAGATGATGGCCTGGGAATGGCCCTTGTCGCCAAGCTTAGTCGTGTCTTTCTGCTTGTACCCTTCAGTCTGCTGTTGATCTGGTTTATGAAAAAGAAAGGAACAGAAGAAAGCCGTTCCTCCATCGCTTATCCGTGGTTCCTTGTTGGTTTCGTCCTGATGAGCTTATTTGGAAGCTTTGTGAATGGAACCATTGTTACTATTCCTGCAGCAGCTATGCAAGCCGTCTCGTTGCTCACTTCCTTCATTTTAACGATGGCCATGGTTGGTCTCGGTCTCAGCGTAAGTTTACATGATGTCAGACACCGGGCATTAAAACCGATGCTCTTATTAATTGTGACATCTATTTTGCTTTCGATTCTCACATACTGGATCATTTGA